The following are encoded together in the Mycobacteriales bacterium genome:
- the ctaD gene encoding cytochrome c oxidase subunit I, whose amino-acid sequence MTTVAARPSHSAPAPKPRSKVVDYLTTTDHKKIGVMYLFFAFTAFLVGGVLALGIRTQLASPGGTFIKDPDTYNQLFTMHATAMLFFFIIPIWAGWGNYIVPLQIGALDMAFPRINALSFWLLPAGFVTMFGGYLAKGGPAAAGWTEYPPLTDQRFMPGHGTDLWIVGLILVGVSSTLGAINFMVTIFKMRAPGMTMFRMPVFTWNVLVTSILTLLALPVLTSALIMLFIDRNYGGSFFDPGVGGNAIMWQNLFWFYSHPAVYIMILPAFGLISEVIPVFSRKPLFGYKAFVLATIAIGALGFSVWAHHMFATGQVLLPFFALMTSFIAVPTGVKFFNWIATLWQGKITFESPMLFAIGFLTMFLIGGLNGMFAAQPPIDYAIHDTYWIVAHIHDVLFGGSVFAVYASFYFWYPKVTGRMMDDKLGKVHFWITFVGFNLAFFPMHMLGLDGMPRRIASYSANPEWALLNKISTLGAFIIGVSIFPFLYNLWKSRRGPVAGNDPWQANSLEWWTSSPPPVHNFDSLPPIRSERPVLDMRLEREAEARLAAGGAA is encoded by the coding sequence GTGACCACCGTTGCCGCCAGGCCGTCCCACTCGGCCCCGGCGCCGAAGCCCCGGTCGAAGGTCGTCGACTACCTGACGACCACCGACCACAAGAAGATCGGGGTGATGTACCTCTTCTTCGCGTTCACCGCGTTCCTCGTCGGCGGCGTGCTCGCCCTCGGCATCCGGACGCAGCTCGCGAGCCCGGGCGGCACGTTCATCAAGGACCCGGACACCTACAACCAGCTCTTCACCATGCACGCCACGGCGATGCTGTTCTTCTTCATCATCCCGATCTGGGCGGGCTGGGGTAACTACATCGTGCCGCTGCAGATCGGCGCGCTGGACATGGCGTTCCCGCGGATCAACGCGCTGTCGTTCTGGCTGCTGCCGGCCGGCTTCGTGACGATGTTCGGCGGCTACCTGGCCAAGGGCGGCCCGGCCGCCGCGGGCTGGACGGAGTACCCGCCGCTCACCGACCAGCGGTTCATGCCCGGCCACGGCACCGACCTGTGGATCGTCGGCCTGATCCTCGTCGGCGTCTCGTCGACGCTCGGCGCGATCAACTTCATGGTCACGATCTTCAAGATGCGCGCGCCCGGCATGACGATGTTCCGGATGCCGGTCTTCACCTGGAACGTCCTGGTGACCAGCATCCTCACGCTGCTCGCGCTGCCGGTCCTCACCAGCGCGCTGATCATGCTGTTCATCGACCGCAACTACGGCGGCTCGTTCTTCGACCCCGGCGTCGGCGGCAACGCGATCATGTGGCAGAACCTGTTCTGGTTCTACAGCCACCCGGCCGTCTACATCATGATCCTGCCGGCGTTCGGCCTGATCTCCGAGGTCATCCCGGTGTTCAGCCGCAAGCCGCTGTTCGGCTACAAGGCGTTCGTGCTCGCGACGATCGCGATCGGCGCGCTCGGCTTCTCCGTGTGGGCGCACCACATGTTCGCCACCGGCCAGGTGCTGCTGCCGTTCTTCGCGCTGATGACGTCGTTCATCGCGGTGCCGACGGGCGTGAAGTTCTTCAACTGGATCGCCACGCTCTGGCAGGGGAAGATCACGTTCGAGTCGCCGATGCTGTTCGCGATCGGCTTCCTCACGATGTTCCTCATCGGCGGCCTCAACGGCATGTTCGCGGCGCAGCCGCCGATCGACTACGCGATCCACGACACGTACTGGATCGTCGCGCACATCCACGACGTGCTCTTCGGCGGGTCGGTGTTCGCGGTCTACGCGTCGTTCTACTTCTGGTACCCGAAGGTCACCGGCCGGATGATGGACGACAAGCTCGGCAAGGTGCACTTCTGGATCACGTTCGTCGGGTTCAACCTGGCGTTCTTCCCGATGCACATGCTCGGCCTCGACGGCATGCCGCGGCGCATCGCGTCGTACTCGGCCAACCCGGAGTGGGCGCTGCTGAACAAGATCTCGACGCTCGGCGCGTTCATCATCGGCGTCTCGATCTTCCCGTTCCTGTACAACCTCTGGAAGTCGCGCCGTGGCCCCGTCGCCGGCAACGACCCGTGGCAGGCGAACTCCCTCGAGTGGTGGACGTCGTCACCGCCGCCGGTCCACAACTTCGACTCGCTGCCGCCGATCCGCTCCGAGCGCCCCGTGCTCGACATGCGGCTCGAGCGTGAGGCCGAGGCCCGTCTCGCCGCGGGGGGTGCCGCGTGA
- a CDS encoding glycosyltransferase family 39 protein, with amino-acid sequence MTGPGGRGRVAAAVATVAAVLALALRFAATGPLWLDEALSVNIARLPLRDLPGALRHDGSPPLYYLLLHGWLRAFGTGPVAVRALSAVVAVATVPAAWWFAREVSRSRRVAWVAALLVATSPFAARYGSEARMYALVQLLVALGGTALVRLYRRPSALSFAAVAACSGLLALTHYWALFLLAAVAGLLALLRAWRGVLAVAAGAVLFAPWLPAFAFQLRHTGTPWAPRPQLASIVEALLEWSGPGTGGRFLAVLLLLLAFLAVLGAGVDARRVELDLRGRPLGRRLGAVVLATLALGIVSGLLLGSGYAARYTSVVLVPFLVLAAAGTETLLDERVRTGVVAVAAMLGLVAAVPYVLTPRTQAGAVAAALRARAVPGDVVVYCPDQLGPAVSRLAPPGLVQRVYPTGGAPERVDWVDYQRRNAAADPAAFAASVLAAAPGRTVWLVSMGGYRTYSDSCDVLGERLRAARSAGAETVVRSRGRYKPERMALVRFAP; translated from the coding sequence GTGACGGGGCCGGGGGGCCGCGGCCGCGTCGCCGCCGCCGTCGCCACGGTCGCAGCCGTGCTGGCGCTGGCGCTGCGGTTCGCCGCCACCGGGCCGCTCTGGCTGGACGAGGCGCTGAGCGTCAACATCGCCCGGCTGCCGCTGCGCGACCTGCCCGGGGCGCTGCGCCACGACGGCTCGCCGCCGCTGTACTACCTGCTGCTGCACGGCTGGCTGCGGGCGTTCGGCACCGGACCGGTCGCCGTCCGCGCGCTCTCCGCGGTGGTCGCGGTGGCCACCGTGCCGGCCGCGTGGTGGTTCGCGCGCGAGGTGTCCCGGTCCCGCCGCGTCGCCTGGGTGGCGGCGCTGCTCGTGGCGACCTCGCCGTTCGCCGCCCGGTACGGGTCCGAGGCCCGGATGTACGCGCTCGTCCAGCTCCTCGTCGCCCTCGGCGGCACCGCGCTGGTCCGGCTCTACCGCCGCCCGTCGGCACTCTCGTTCGCCGCCGTCGCGGCCTGCTCCGGGCTGCTCGCGCTGACGCACTACTGGGCGCTGTTCCTGCTCGCCGCCGTCGCCGGGCTGCTCGCGCTGCTGCGCGCCTGGCGCGGCGTGCTCGCCGTCGCCGCGGGTGCGGTGCTGTTCGCGCCGTGGCTGCCGGCGTTCGCGTTCCAGCTCCGGCACACCGGCACGCCGTGGGCGCCGCGGCCGCAGCTCGCCTCGATCGTGGAGGCGCTGCTCGAATGGTCCGGCCCGGGCACCGGCGGGCGGTTCCTCGCCGTGCTGCTCCTGCTGCTCGCGTTCCTCGCGGTGCTCGGCGCGGGCGTCGACGCGCGGCGGGTCGAGCTCGACCTGCGCGGGCGGCCGCTCGGCCGTCGGCTCGGCGCGGTCGTGCTCGCCACCCTCGCGCTCGGCATCGTCTCCGGCCTGCTCCTCGGCAGCGGCTACGCCGCCCGGTACACCTCCGTAGTGCTCGTGCCGTTCCTCGTGCTCGCGGCGGCGGGCACCGAGACGTTGCTGGACGAGCGGGTGCGCACCGGCGTGGTCGCCGTCGCGGCCATGCTCGGGCTGGTGGCGGCGGTGCCGTACGTCCTCACGCCGCGCACCCAGGCCGGCGCCGTGGCGGCGGCGCTGCGGGCGCGCGCGGTGCCCGGCGACGTCGTCGTCTACTGCCCCGACCAGCTCGGCCCGGCCGTCTCCCGGCTGGCGCCGCCCGGGCTGGTGCAGCGGGTGTACCCGACCGGCGGGGCGCCCGAGCGGGTCGACTGGGTCGACTACCAGCGGCGCAACGCCGCGGCCGACCCGGCGGCGTTCGCCGCGTCGGTGCTCGCGGCCGCGCCCGGCCGCACCGTCTGGCTGGTCTCCATGGGCGGCTACCGGACGTACTCCGACTCCTGCGACGTCCTCGGCGAGCGGCTGCGCGCCGCCCGGTCGGCGGGCGCGGAGACCGTCGTCCGCTCCCGCGGCCGGTACAAGCCGGAGCGCATGGCCCTGGTCCGGTTCGCGCCGTGA
- a CDS encoding cytochrome c oxidase subunit 4 translates to MRTASRVFLWLGVFGLIATLIFAAGSRFRYDNLQGVVVLGAFFLACVYLSRLMRGPGSLEIDGLKLPGAGEHEDEEIHLPGPSWWPAAYGVAGFVLVLGLVMNRTMLLVGIALIVLTTIGWALESVKEYRREIAHHKPVALPHPDAIELAQHVLAFRRDHGGADAVVQHVGRGAGEVVLVGRDGAWGNLLARDVAMAREACALADTELHTAWPSGLGARVVTGPDQWQAMGGDRTFSGGDGHEAPRDGTTQVAGRVFLWLAFFAILADVLFAVASKFRFDNLQGVVILTAFAVACYYLHLGLKNAKARPEDAAYVGDDHVTIEPAEPDPPVDLETLHLPGPSWWPAFFSVAGLVLVLGLVFHSGVTIASGIVLLVVCCVGWGIQSVHEYRQAISGQHHGTQDALHPAPSPLSH, encoded by the coding sequence GTGCGCACCGCGTCCCGCGTCTTCCTCTGGCTCGGCGTCTTCGGCCTGATCGCCACGCTGATCTTCGCCGCCGGCAGCCGGTTCCGGTACGACAACCTCCAGGGCGTCGTCGTCCTCGGCGCGTTCTTCCTGGCCTGCGTCTACCTGTCCCGGCTGATGCGCGGCCCCGGCTCGCTGGAGATCGACGGGCTGAAGCTGCCCGGCGCCGGCGAGCACGAGGACGAGGAGATCCACCTGCCGGGACCGAGCTGGTGGCCGGCCGCCTACGGTGTGGCCGGCTTCGTGCTCGTGCTCGGCCTGGTGATGAACCGCACCATGCTCCTCGTCGGCATCGCGCTGATCGTGCTCACGACGATCGGCTGGGCGCTGGAGAGCGTCAAGGAGTACCGCCGCGAGATCGCCCACCACAAGCCGGTGGCGCTGCCGCACCCGGACGCGATCGAGCTGGCGCAGCACGTCCTCGCGTTCCGCCGCGACCACGGCGGCGCCGACGCGGTCGTGCAGCACGTCGGCCGCGGCGCCGGCGAGGTCGTGCTCGTCGGCCGCGACGGCGCGTGGGGCAACCTGCTCGCCCGCGACGTCGCCATGGCCCGCGAGGCGTGCGCGCTCGCCGACACCGAGCTGCACACCGCCTGGCCGAGCGGGCTCGGCGCGCGCGTCGTCACCGGCCCGGACCAGTGGCAGGCGATGGGCGGGGACCGCACGTTCTCCGGCGGCGACGGCCACGAGGCGCCGCGCGACGGCACCACGCAGGTCGCGGGCCGGGTGTTCCTCTGGCTGGCGTTCTTCGCGATCCTCGCCGACGTCCTGTTCGCCGTCGCGAGCAAGTTCCGCTTCGACAACCTCCAGGGCGTCGTGATCCTCACGGCGTTCGCCGTCGCCTGCTACTACCTGCACCTCGGGCTGAAGAACGCGAAGGCCCGGCCCGAGGACGCCGCGTACGTCGGCGACGACCACGTGACCATCGAGCCGGCCGAGCCGGACCCGCCGGTCGACCTGGAGACCCTCCACCTGCCCGGCCCGAGCTGGTGGCCGGCGTTCTTCTCGGTCGCGGGCCTCGTGCTCGTGCTCGGCCTGGTGTTCCACAGCGGGGTGACGATCGCGTCGGGCATCGTCCTGCTCGTCGTCTGCTGCGTCGGCTGGGGCATCCAGAGCGTGCACGAGTACCGCCAGGCGATCTCCGGGCAGCACCACGGCACGCAGGACGCCCTGCACCCCGCGCCGTCGCCGCTGTCGCACTGA
- a CDS encoding cytochrome c oxidase subunit 3, translating to MTAVTTTEAMDTAEGRPEGMSMPLLGMVLFIASEVMFFGGLFAMYFNVRADAKVWPPAGLEELRATLPAIFTCILVLSSVTMHLGVLAIRRGNTKALARWVGITLLLGVIFLCGQIYDYAHLEFTIRDGVYGSSFYTLTGFHGAHVFGGAIYLFIVLIRTMTGQFSKAHHAAVEGASMYWHFVDVVWIALFFTLYVLK from the coding sequence GTGACCGCGGTGACGACGACCGAGGCCATGGACACCGCCGAGGGGCGCCCCGAGGGCATGTCCATGCCGCTGCTCGGCATGGTGCTGTTCATCGCCTCCGAGGTGATGTTCTTCGGCGGCCTGTTCGCCATGTACTTCAACGTCCGCGCGGACGCGAAGGTCTGGCCGCCGGCGGGCCTGGAGGAGCTGCGCGCGACGCTGCCGGCGATCTTCACCTGCATCCTGGTGCTGTCGTCGGTGACGATGCACCTGGGCGTGCTGGCGATCCGCCGCGGCAACACGAAGGCGCTGGCGCGCTGGGTCGGGATCACGCTGCTGCTCGGCGTGATCTTCCTCTGCGGGCAGATCTACGACTACGCGCACCTGGAGTTCACGATCCGGGACGGTGTGTACGGCTCGTCGTTCTACACGCTCACCGGCTTCCACGGCGCGCACGTCTTCGGCGGCGCGATCTACCTGTTCATCGTGCTCATCCGGACGATGACCGGGCAGTTCAGCAAGGCCCACCACGCGGCCGTCGAGGGCGCGTCGATGTACTGGCACTTCGTCGACGTGGTCTGGATCGCGCTGTTCTTCACGCTCTACGTGCTGAAGTAG